A genomic segment from Etheostoma spectabile isolate EspeVRDwgs_2016 chromosome 11, UIUC_Espe_1.0, whole genome shotgun sequence encodes:
- the pfkla gene encoding ATP-dependent 6-phosphofructokinase, liver type isoform X1 has product MSSMDLEKLKMTGAGRAMAVLTSGGDAQGMNAAVRAVTRMGIYVGAQVYLIYEGYQGLVDGGDNIKLAHWHSVTNIIQQGGTVIGSARCKAFTTREGRLAAAFNLVKKGITNLCVCGGDGSLTGANVFRTEWSGLLDELVQKGRITDTLARQHGHLNIVGLVGSIDNDFCGTDMTIGADSALHRIMEIIDAIMTTAQSHQRTFVLEVMGRHCGYLALVSALASGADWLFIPEAPPQEGWEDHLCSRLEGNRVTGSRLNIIILAEGAIDRNGKPITSTYVKDLVVKRLGYDTRVTVLGHVQRGGTPSAFDRILSSKLGMEAVIALMEATPDTPACVIGLSGNRAVRLPLMECVEMTKLVQTAMNEKRFDEAVKLRGGSFENNWNIYKLLALKKPIQSESNFSLAILNVGAPAAGMNAAVRSAARLALSQGHKVYAVQDGFQGLANGELFEMEWHTVAGWTGQGGSLLGTKRTLPEKHMEKIVETITKFSISALLVIGGFEGYAGVLQLFEARSHYNELCIPMCVIPATISNNVPGTDFSLGADTAVNAAMEGCDKIKQSASGTKRRVFVVETMGGFCGYLATYTGIAVGADAAYIFEDPFNIQDLKTNVEHLTEKMKKDVQRGLVLRNEYCHENYTTDFIHRLYSSEGKGIFDCRVNVLGHLQQGGAPSPFDRNFGTKLGVKAIQWISERLTDNFRQGRVFANSPDTACVLGLNRKVLSFIPVTELKDVTDFEHRMPKVQWWFNLRQMLKMLAKYQTSFSEYVPGELEHVTRRSISIDSGF; this is encoded by the exons ATGTCCTCGATGGACTTGGAGAAACTGAAGATGACGGGAGCTGGTCGAGCCATGGCAGTGCTGACCAGCGGTGGAGATGCACAAG GGATGAATGCCGCTGTCCGAGCTGTGACCAGAATGGGCATCTATGTGGGGGCCCAGGTCTATCTTATTTATGAG GGATACCAGGGCCTGGTGGATGGGGGAGACAACATCAAACTGGCACACTGGCACAGTGTGACCAACATCATCCAACAG GGTGGCACTGTGATAGGTAGTGCCCGATGCAAGGCCTTCACAACTCGTGAGGGCAGGCTTGCTGCCGCCTTCAACCTGGTGAAGAAAGGTATCAccaacctctgtgtgtgtggtggagacGGCAGCCTCACCGGAGCCAACGTTTTCCGCACTGAGTGGAGCGGTCTGCTGGATGAGCTCGTACAGAAAG GAAGGATCACAGACACTCTAGCCAGGCAGCATGGCCATCTGAACATCGTGGGGCTTGTGGGCTCCATCGACAACGACTTCTGCGGCACTGACATGACCATCGGAGCTGACTCTGCACTGCATCGCATCATGGAGATAATTGATGCTATCATGACCACTGCACAAAG CCACCAGCGCACCTTTGTTCTGGAAGTCATGGGGCGACACTGTGG ATATCTGGCTTTGGTGTCAGCACTGGCATCTGGGGCGGACTGGCTCTTTATTCCAGAGGCTCCTCCTCAGGAGGGCTGGGAGGACCATTTGTGTTCCCGTCTAGAGGGG AACCGCGTAACGGGGTCAAGACTCAACATTATAATCCTTGCAGAGGGAGCCATCGATAGAAATGGCAAGCCCATCACCTCAACTTATGTAAAAGAC CTGGTGGTGAAGAGGCTGGGTTATGATACCAGAGTGACAGTGCTCGGTCATGTTCAGCGAGGAGGAACTCCTTCAGCATTTGACAGAATACTG AGCAGTAAGTTGGGAATGGAGGCGGTGATTGCCCTGATGGAGGCCACTCCCGACACCCCAGCCTGTGTCATCGGCCTGTCAGGTAACCGTGCTGTACGTCTGCCTCTAATGGAGTGTGTGGAGATG ACTAAATTGGTGCAGACGGCCATGAACGAGAAAAGGTTTGATGAGGCTGTCAAACTGCGTGGAGG GAGTTTTGAGAACAACTGGAACATCTACAAGCTTCTGGCCTTAAAGAAGCCCATCCAGTCTGAG AGCAATTTCTCCTTGGCTATTCTGAACGTGGGAGCTCCAGCTGCGGGGATGAATGCAGCGGTGAGGTCTGCTGCAAGGTTAGCGCTTTCTCAAGGACACAAAGTCTACGCTGTCCAGGATGGCTTTCAAGGACTTGCCAATGGAGAG cttTTTGAGATGGAATGGCACACTGTGGCGGGATGGACAGGCCAAGGAGGCTCACTGCTCGGGACAAAACG AACTCTTCCAGAAAAACACATGGAGAAGATTGTGGAAACCATCACCAAGTTCAGTATCTCAGCTCTGCTTGTAATTGGAGGGTTCGAG GGATACGCAGGTGTGCTGCAGCTGTTTGAAGCCCGGAGTCACTATAATGAGCTTTGCATCCCCATGTGTGTAATCCCTGCTACAATCAGCAACAACGTCCCTGGAACTGACTTCAGCCTGGGAGCAGACACGGCTGTCAATGCTGCCATGGAG GGTTGCGACAAGATCAAGCAATCTGCCTCTGGGACCAAGAGAAGAGTGTTTGTGGTGGAGACTATGGGTGGGTTCTGTGGATATCTGGCAACCTACACTGGTATAGCTGTGGGTGCGGACGCAGCCTACATCTTTGAAGACCCCTTCAACATCCAAGACTTGAAG ACCAATGTGGAGCATTTGACTGAAAAGATGAAGAAGGATGTCCAGCGGGGTCTAGTACTGAG GAATGAATATTGCCATGAAAATTACACTACAGATTTCATCCATAGGCTGTACTCATCAGAGGGAAAGGGCATCTTTGACTGCAGAGTCAATGTGCTGGGACACCTTCAACAG GGAGGCGCACCTTCTCCCTTCGATAGAAACTTTGGCACCAAGTTGGGTGTGAAGGCtatccagtggatttctgagagATTGACTGACAACTTCCGACAAG GCCGTGTGTTCGCCAACTCACCAGATACAGCATGTGTGCTTGGCCTCAACAGGAAGG